Proteins found in one Nitratiruptor sp. SB155-2 genomic segment:
- a CDS encoding anthranilate synthase component I family protein → MIYAKQFMLDEFTPIALYEKIKNHFDKKTFLFESVVNTSDGNFSYIVAGEKEAIWSQNGKSYYKNDGETKEIDSNPLLFMKRYYQNVDFAYYKKRSKELGVGFIDGFIGYIGYDMVQEFEPVLKPYMKDLKDELHTPDFYMIRPKLIVAYSHKNSKLTLVCSDEETKKSYFEILENEIKDSYSYTPLKKAKILGEATFAHSKEEFFKMVKKSKEMIRSGDVFQIVISNRLKQKAEVDRFSFYRKLRSLNPSPYLFLLEFEDFAIAGSSPEVMVRLTDGEILLRPIAGTRKRGNTPTRDKELELEMLNDPKEVAEHVMLIDLGRNDVGRVAKPGTVKVPEIMRVERYSHVMHMVSDVVAKLDEKYDMFDLFMATFTAGTMTGAPKIRAMELIAQFEQLKRGFYSGSVGYFGFTGDMDSAITIRTALLKEDEVIFQAGAGIVADSKPELEYLEVNNKLGALKRALEELAE, encoded by the coding sequence ATGATCTATGCAAAACAGTTTATGCTTGATGAATTTACACCTATCGCTCTGTATGAAAAGATCAAAAACCATTTCGATAAAAAGACATTTCTTTTTGAAAGCGTCGTCAATACAAGTGATGGAAACTTTAGTTACATTGTTGCCGGAGAGAAAGAGGCCATCTGGTCACAAAATGGCAAAAGCTACTATAAAAATGATGGAGAAACGAAAGAGATCGATTCCAACCCTCTCCTCTTCATGAAAAGGTACTATCAAAATGTCGACTTTGCATATTATAAAAAGAGATCAAAAGAGCTCGGAGTGGGATTTATTGATGGTTTTATCGGCTACATCGGCTACGATATGGTCCAAGAGTTTGAACCTGTCCTCAAGCCATACATGAAAGACCTCAAAGATGAACTGCATACACCAGATTTTTACATGATTCGTCCAAAACTGATAGTAGCCTACTCTCATAAAAATTCGAAGCTGACACTTGTATGTAGTGACGAAGAGACAAAAAAGAGCTATTTTGAAATTTTGGAAAATGAGATAAAAGATAGCTACAGTTATACTCCCTTGAAAAAGGCTAAGATTTTAGGTGAAGCCACATTTGCTCACTCCAAGGAAGAGTTTTTCAAAATGGTAAAAAAATCGAAGGAGATGATACGAAGTGGTGACGTTTTTCAAATCGTCATCTCCAATCGCCTCAAACAAAAAGCAGAGGTGGATCGATTCAGTTTTTACAGGAAACTGCGAAGTCTAAATCCATCTCCCTATCTTTTTTTACTGGAATTTGAAGATTTTGCCATCGCCGGTAGCAGTCCTGAAGTGATGGTGCGATTGACGGATGGAGAAATTTTGCTTCGTCCAATAGCGGGAACAAGAAAAAGAGGGAATACACCCACAAGAGACAAAGAACTTGAGCTTGAGATGCTCAACGATCCAAAAGAGGTGGCTGAACATGTCATGCTCATCGATCTTGGCCGTAACGATGTGGGCCGCGTAGCAAAACCTGGAACGGTCAAAGTACCTGAGATCATGCGGGTAGAACGCTATAGCCATGTTATGCACATGGTCAGCGACGTTGTAGCTAAACTAGATGAAAAGTATGATATGTTTGATCTGTTCATGGCAACATTCACAGCCGGAACAATGACAGGAGCACCTAAAATACGGGCAATGGAGTTGATTGCCCAGTTCGAACAGCTCAAACGGGGGTTTTACAGCGGCAGTGTGGGATACTTTGGATTTACCGGAGATATGGATAGTGCCATTACGATACGTACAGCCCTGCTGAAAGAGGATGAGGTGATATTCCAAGCAGGTGCAGGTATTGTAGCAGATAGCAAACCGGAACTGGAATATCTTGAAGTCAATAACAAACTTGGTGCCTTAAAAAGAGCCTTAGAGGAGCTTGCCGAGTGA
- a CDS encoding rhodanese-like domain-containing protein, which translates to MRTLFVFLFLTVTLFAYTDLDAKSFYKLAQQKDVILLDVRTPQEYLEGHIPGANLIPLQLFRYLFLGGKGIADKRILVYCHSGNRSVEASKMLESWGAKRVYNLKYGILDWKKRSLPLQK; encoded by the coding sequence ATGAGAACCCTTTTTGTTTTTCTTTTTTTGACAGTAACACTATTTGCCTACACCGACCTGGATGCCAAAAGCTTTTATAAGCTTGCACAACAAAAGGATGTGATACTTCTTGATGTTCGAACCCCTCAAGAGTATCTCGAAGGTCACATTCCTGGTGCTAATCTCATCCCCCTTCAGCTGTTTCGGTACCTTTTTCTTGGTGGCAAAGGAATAGCGGACAAAAGGATATTGGTTTATTGTCATAGTGGTAACAGAAGTGTCGAAGCGAGTAAAATGCTGGAATCCTGGGGCGCCAAACGTGTCTATAATCTAAAATATGGTATATTGGATTGGAAGAAGCGCTCTTTGCCGCTTCAAAAATGA
- a CDS encoding shikimate dehydrogenase, translated as MRLYAIFGNPVEHSISPILHNFVFKHTGFNGCYTKVLVENGQGLKDIFLGLQIKGANITVPHKEWAYRLADEVLGIAKEIGAVNTWYNDNGKIIAYNTDAPGFYESVRNFNFKQVLILGAGGTAKAIALYFRHKGYEPVILNRSAKRLSYFLEKNFQAFTWDEFRNGSYDLIINTTSAGLSDNTLPAPKELLEKIFSQAQNAVDVIYNKETPFLKLANDMGLITKDGTEMLLYQGILANEIFTDFSIDKKRIESLMRRSLELVG; from the coding sequence GTGAGACTATATGCAATTTTTGGAAATCCTGTCGAACACTCCATCTCGCCAATCCTACATAACTTCGTCTTCAAACATACCGGATTCAATGGATGTTATACCAAAGTGTTGGTCGAAAATGGGCAAGGGCTCAAAGATATTTTTCTTGGTTTGCAGATCAAAGGCGCCAATATCACGGTACCCCACAAAGAGTGGGCCTATAGATTAGCAGATGAAGTTTTGGGTATCGCCAAAGAGATAGGTGCCGTCAACACATGGTACAACGACAATGGAAAAATCATCGCATACAACACCGACGCTCCCGGATTTTATGAAAGTGTACGAAATTTTAATTTCAAACAGGTCTTGATACTTGGAGCCGGAGGAACGGCAAAAGCGATCGCTCTGTACTTCAGGCATAAAGGGTACGAACCAGTTATCCTCAATAGAAGTGCAAAAAGACTTAGCTACTTTTTGGAAAAAAATTTTCAAGCCTTTACATGGGACGAGTTTCGAAACGGCAGTTATGATCTTATCATCAATACTACTTCGGCAGGTTTATCTGACAACACTCTTCCTGCCCCCAAAGAGTTACTGGAAAAAATATTTTCTCAGGCACAAAATGCAGTAGATGTTATTTACAACAAAGAGACACCCTTTTTAAAGCTCGCGAACGATATGGGACTCATCACAAAAGATGGTACGGAAATGCTACTGTATCAAGGGATTTTGGCAAATGAGATATTTACCGATTTTTCAATAGATAAAAAGAGAATCGAGTCGTTAATGAGAAGAAGTCTCGAGTTAGTTGGCTAA
- a CDS encoding CvpA family protein, whose translation MEHITSFDIVIALIIFILGLKGLIDGFVKEFFGLAGIIGGIYFGSRYADTVGSFIDHNIITIKNEAALTFVGFLVGLFGIWIAMALLGNLVTKLTHMSGLGFFNRLFGVLFGWAKIFLIFAVIIYAISSMEITKRVLEKYTKNSILYPLMIQTGAYIIKLKPEDFVSQDVQGKSSRLLQNTKKDLQTKAIHQTIDSTAKKLNNSKE comes from the coding sequence ATGGAACATATCACAAGTTTCGATATCGTCATCGCACTTATCATCTTCATTCTTGGTCTCAAAGGGCTCATTGACGGCTTTGTCAAGGAGTTTTTTGGACTTGCTGGTATCATCGGAGGGATCTATTTTGGATCACGCTATGCAGATACCGTTGGAAGTTTTATCGACCACAATATCATTACGATAAAAAATGAAGCCGCACTTACCTTCGTAGGCTTTCTCGTAGGGCTTTTTGGAATCTGGATAGCCATGGCTCTTTTGGGTAATCTTGTCACAAAACTCACACACATGAGCGGTCTTGGTTTCTTCAATAGACTCTTTGGAGTCTTGTTTGGATGGGCCAAGATCTTTTTGATTTTTGCCGTCATCATCTATGCAATATCAAGCATGGAGATCACCAAAAGAGTTCTTGAAAAATATACGAAAAACTCCATTCTCTACCCTCTTATGATTCAAACAGGTGCATATATCATCAAATTAAAACCGGAAGATTTCGTCTCGCAAGATGTTCAGGGCAAGAGCTCCAGACTTCTCCAGAACACAAAAAAAGATTTACAAACAAAAGCAATTCATCAAACAATCGATTCCACAGCAAAAAAACTTAACAACAGTAAGGAGTAA
- a CDS encoding type IV pilus twitching motility protein PilT: MQIELTSLFKTVVAHKASDLHLVAGSEPQIRIDGRLVPLNLPKLEPKEVQELLYSLLTEKQKKIYEEEFELDFSFTVPNVGRFRANYYRTLGAPAGAFRIIPMEIPTLDDLGAPQVFKKLVKREKGLILITGPTGSGKSTTLAAMLNEINETERKHIITIEDPVEFLHKNKLSLFSHRELGLDTKSYANALKYALREDPDVILIGEMRDRETIHAALTAAETGHLVFGTLHTNSAPSTINRIIDVFPGDMQPQIRAQLAGSLVAAIAQSLLPKIGGGRIAVHEILINTPAIANLIRENKVHQIYSQMQLNQQETEMQTQTKVLQKLLMQHVIDKETALQYANRPEELLNYIKHL; the protein is encoded by the coding sequence ATGCAAATCGAACTCACCTCTTTATTTAAAACTGTCGTAGCTCACAAAGCTTCCGATTTGCACCTCGTTGCAGGAAGTGAACCGCAAATCCGTATTGATGGTAGACTTGTCCCACTCAATCTTCCAAAACTGGAACCCAAAGAGGTACAGGAACTGCTATACAGCTTGCTGACAGAAAAACAGAAAAAAATATACGAAGAGGAGTTTGAGCTCGATTTCTCTTTTACCGTTCCAAATGTAGGACGTTTTCGGGCAAACTACTATAGAACTCTGGGAGCTCCGGCAGGAGCCTTTCGTATCATTCCCATGGAGATCCCGACTCTCGATGATTTAGGGGCTCCACAGGTATTTAAAAAGCTCGTAAAGCGTGAGAAAGGGCTTATTCTCATTACCGGTCCTACTGGAAGCGGTAAATCAACAACGCTCGCTGCAATGCTCAATGAAATCAACGAAACAGAGCGAAAACATATCATCACCATCGAAGATCCGGTAGAGTTCTTGCATAAAAACAAGCTCTCCCTATTCTCACATCGAGAACTGGGGCTCGACACGAAAAGCTATGCCAATGCATTGAAATATGCTCTTCGTGAGGACCCAGATGTTATCCTCATCGGTGAGATGCGAGATAGAGAAACGATTCATGCAGCCCTTACAGCCGCTGAAACGGGACACCTGGTTTTCGGTACATTGCACACAAATTCCGCACCAAGTACCATCAATAGGATCATCGATGTCTTTCCAGGTGACATGCAACCACAGATCAGAGCACAACTCGCTGGAAGTCTCGTAGCTGCAATTGCGCAGTCTCTTTTGCCAAAAATCGGAGGAGGACGAATAGCCGTACACGAAATATTGATCAACACCCCTGCCATTGCGAACCTCATTCGAGAAAACAAAGTACACCAGATCTATTCCCAAATGCAGCTCAACCAACAAGAGACGGAGATGCAGACACAAACAAAAGTATTACAAAAGCTCCTTATGCAACATGTCATCGACAAAGAGACCGCTTTACAATATGCCAACCGTCCAGAAGAGTTACTCAACTATATCAAACACCTGTAA
- a CDS encoding serine hydroxymethyltransferase → MDFLKNQDPAVYEIFEKELQRQTDHLEMIASENFTSPAVMEAMGSVFTNKYAEGYPGKRYYGGCEYADAIEELAIQRAKELFGCEFVNVQPHSGSQANQGVYLALLKPYDKILGMDLSHGGHLTHGAKVNASGKIYQSFFYGVNDEGWIDYDRVLDIAKIVKPKLIVCGASAYPRVIDFKKFREIADEVGALLMADIAHIAGLVAAGEHPSPFPYCDVVTTTTHKTLRGPRGGMIMTNDADIAKKINSAIFPGIQGGPLVHVIAAKAVGFGENLKPEWKEYAKQMRINASTLATVLMNRGYNVVSGGTDNHLVLVSFLDKDFSGKDADEALGRAGITVNKNTVPGETRSPFVTSGIRIGSPALTARGMKEAEFELIANKIADVLDNIHDVNLHEKIKEEMVALARKFVIYDRPTY, encoded by the coding sequence ATGGATTTTTTGAAAAACCAAGACCCAGCCGTATATGAGATTTTCGAAAAAGAGTTGCAAAGACAGACAGATCATCTTGAAATGATCGCCAGTGAAAACTTTACTAGTCCAGCTGTCATGGAAGCCATGGGCAGTGTGTTTACCAACAAATATGCTGAAGGCTACCCTGGAAAAAGATATTATGGCGGATGCGAATATGCTGATGCCATTGAAGAGTTGGCAATTCAAAGAGCAAAAGAACTTTTTGGATGTGAGTTTGTTAACGTTCAACCCCACTCTGGCTCTCAAGCCAATCAAGGAGTCTATCTCGCGCTTTTAAAACCATACGACAAAATTTTGGGAATGGATTTAAGCCACGGAGGTCACCTGACTCATGGGGCAAAAGTCAATGCCAGCGGGAAAATCTATCAAAGTTTCTTTTACGGCGTCAATGACGAGGGATGGATCGATTATGATAGGGTTTTAGATATTGCAAAGATTGTCAAGCCAAAACTGATCGTCTGCGGTGCAAGCGCCTATCCAAGAGTAATCGATTTTAAAAAGTTTCGAGAGATTGCGGATGAAGTGGGTGCGCTTTTGATGGCGGATATCGCTCATATCGCCGGTCTTGTGGCTGCAGGTGAACATCCGAGTCCTTTCCCATACTGCGATGTAGTTACAACGACGACCCACAAAACTCTTCGAGGTCCAAGAGGCGGTATGATCATGACCAATGATGCCGATATCGCTAAAAAGATCAATAGCGCAATTTTCCCTGGAATCCAAGGTGGTCCGCTTGTTCACGTCATAGCGGCAAAAGCGGTCGGTTTTGGTGAAAATCTCAAACCGGAATGGAAAGAGTATGCAAAACAGATGCGCATCAACGCTTCTACTCTTGCAACCGTTTTGATGAACAGAGGATACAACGTTGTCAGTGGTGGAACGGACAACCATCTCGTACTCGTTAGTTTTCTTGACAAAGATTTTAGTGGGAAAGATGCGGATGAAGCTTTGGGACGCGCCGGAATTACGGTCAACAAAAACACCGTTCCCGGAGAGACAAGAAGTCCGTTTGTTACTAGTGGTATCCGGATAGGAAGTCCGGCTTTGACTGCAAGAGGTATGAAAGAGGCTGAATTTGAACTTATAGCCAACAAAATCGCAGATGTTCTTGATAATATTCACGATGTGAATCTGCATGAAAAGATAAAAGAGGAGATGGTGGCTCTAGCTCGTAAGTTTGTCATTTACGACAGACCGACCTATTAA
- a CDS encoding MBL fold metallo-hydrolase, whose amino-acid sequence MDRPIEIAPRVWWVGYVIPNDPFQCHVYLIENGDESILIDPGSKITWEVTRKKIESIISLENIKYIVAHHQDPDIVASVEDLLDEIGIEGRFVVTHWHTKMLLQHYNWGIEFYDVDKMIGN is encoded by the coding sequence ATGGACAGGCCCATTGAAATCGCTCCAAGAGTCTGGTGGGTTGGTTATGTCATTCCAAATGACCCTTTCCAGTGTCATGTATACTTGATAGAAAACGGCGATGAGTCGATCCTTATCGATCCAGGCTCCAAAATTACATGGGAAGTGACCCGAAAGAAAATAGAGTCCATCATCTCTCTTGAAAATATCAAATATATCGTGGCTCATCATCAAGATCCAGATATTGTCGCATCTGTAGAGGATTTGCTGGATGAAATTGGCATTGAAGGCCGTTTCGTGGTGACCCACTGGCACACGAAGATGCTTTTACAGCATTATAACTGGGGCATCGAGTTTTACGATGTGGACAAAATGATTGGAAATTGA
- a CDS encoding SPOR domain-containing protein: protein MNREEFPINEEKETDNLDNIILQQDEKREKLKKYLLLIGSLLLVFIIILTIVKMFNNATPNYQDALTENEKFLDEEPINDEFQEVPIQKSEETQPKSVQEEKPIQKVLKEVKKTEKEEQPAAKPQSRPIVQETKKSALKKETVQPKAVQQSVKTTKPKTTTTKSLKGNIYIQVGAFLRSSPDRSLLRKIKELGFHYIIKSYTINGKKIKRVYVGPFVSKSDAREALVEVRKSINKQAFITKVR from the coding sequence ATGAATCGAGAAGAGTTCCCGATAAATGAAGAAAAAGAGACAGATAACTTAGATAATATAATACTTCAACAAGATGAAAAACGAGAAAAGTTGAAAAAATATCTTTTACTTATCGGCTCTCTCCTTCTTGTTTTTATCATCATCTTAACAATTGTCAAGATGTTCAACAATGCAACACCGAACTATCAAGATGCCTTAACCGAAAACGAAAAATTTTTAGATGAAGAGCCTATAAACGACGAATTCCAAGAGGTCCCTATTCAAAAAAGCGAAGAGACTCAACCAAAATCGGTCCAGGAAGAAAAGCCGATCCAAAAAGTTCTCAAAGAGGTCAAAAAAACAGAAAAAGAGGAACAACCTGCTGCAAAACCACAGTCGAGACCGATAGTTCAAGAAACCAAAAAAAGTGCGCTCAAAAAGGAAACCGTACAACCAAAAGCAGTACAACAAAGCGTAAAAACCACTAAGCCTAAAACCACTACTACCAAAAGTCTCAAAGGAAACATCTATATCCAAGTAGGAGCATTTTTACGCTCTTCACCCGATCGAAGCCTTTTACGTAAAATCAAAGAGCTTGGCTTTCATTATATAATCAAGTCCTATACCATTAATGGGAAAAAAATCAAACGAGTATACGTTGGTCCTTTCGTTTCCAAATCGGATGCACGAGAAGCATTGGTGGAAGTTAGAAAATCGATCAATAAACAAGCTTTTATAACGAAGGTTCGCTGA
- the lysS gene encoding lysine--tRNA ligase: protein MFDNQYEQLRIQKAQELKEAGINPYGHGFCKEISNNEFLEKYAYVKDLEEKKDEKACVKLNGRIKFLRHMGKAAFAKIEDESGIVQIYFNRDSLGDEWFKKVKKLIEVGDIIEAKGYPFVTKTGELTLHANELNLVTKAIVPLPEKFHGLQDKELRYRQRYVDLIMNPEVKKVFMLRSRIVSLIRDFFESHGFLEVETPMMHPIPGGANARPFITHHNALGVDRYLRIAPELYLKRLIVGGFEAVFEINRNFRNEGMDATHNPEFTMIEFYWAYHTYEDLMKLTEDLFDYLFEKLSLPKKLTYGEHTIDFSTPFSKIKYKDAIIEIGEVPEDIVEDKEKIISFLKDKGIEPEFAHKMSLGALQAELFDNFVEEKLINPTFITHFPIDISPLARRSDENPEIAERFELFIAGKEIANGFNELNDPLDQYERFKAQVQAKEVDDEAMHMDEDFVRALGYGMPPTAGEGIGIDRLVMLLTNQHSIRDVILFPAMKPIQKEEKGE from the coding sequence ATATTTGACAACCAGTATGAACAGTTACGCATACAAAAAGCGCAAGAACTGAAAGAAGCAGGCATCAACCCTTATGGACACGGCTTTTGCAAAGAGATTTCCAATAATGAATTTTTAGAAAAATATGCGTATGTCAAAGATCTTGAAGAAAAGAAAGATGAAAAGGCGTGCGTAAAACTCAACGGCCGCATCAAATTTCTACGACATATGGGTAAGGCCGCTTTTGCAAAAATAGAAGATGAAAGCGGGATCGTACAGATCTACTTCAATCGCGACTCCCTTGGCGATGAGTGGTTTAAAAAAGTAAAAAAATTGATTGAAGTCGGCGATATCATCGAAGCAAAAGGGTATCCCTTTGTAACAAAAACTGGTGAACTCACCCTCCATGCAAATGAATTAAACCTAGTGACAAAGGCTATCGTTCCCCTTCCTGAGAAATTTCATGGGCTACAAGACAAAGAGCTTCGATATAGACAGCGCTATGTAGACCTTATCATGAATCCTGAGGTGAAGAAAGTTTTTATGCTTCGAAGCCGTATCGTTAGCCTCATTCGAGACTTCTTTGAAAGCCACGGCTTTTTGGAAGTGGAAACTCCTATGATGCATCCGATTCCGGGCGGTGCGAACGCGCGTCCTTTCATTACCCACCACAATGCGTTAGGCGTAGATAGATACCTTCGAATCGCACCTGAACTCTATCTCAAACGGCTTATTGTCGGGGGATTCGAAGCAGTCTTTGAAATCAACAGAAACTTTCGTAACGAAGGGATGGATGCTACCCACAACCCAGAATTCACGATGATCGAGTTTTACTGGGCATACCATACCTATGAAGATTTGATGAAACTCACTGAAGATCTTTTCGATTACCTTTTCGAAAAGCTCTCGTTGCCCAAAAAGCTTACCTATGGTGAACATACGATCGATTTTTCCACACCGTTTAGCAAAATAAAATATAAAGATGCCATCATCGAAATCGGTGAAGTACCTGAAGATATAGTGGAAGATAAAGAAAAGATTATCAGCTTTTTGAAAGATAAAGGCATTGAACCAGAATTTGCACACAAAATGAGTCTTGGTGCTCTCCAGGCCGAACTTTTTGACAATTTCGTAGAAGAAAAACTCATCAACCCAACATTTATCACCCACTTCCCGATAGATATCAGCCCGCTTGCTAGACGAAGTGATGAAAATCCTGAGATTGCCGAAAGATTTGAGCTTTTCATCGCCGGCAAAGAGATCGCGAACGGCTTCAATGAGCTCAATGATCCACTGGATCAGTATGAGCGTTTCAAAGCGCAAGTACAAGCTAAAGAGGTGGATGACGAAGCGATGCATATGGATGAGGATTTTGTCCGTGCCCTTGGATACGGTATGCCTCCAACTGCAGGGGAAGGCATCGGAATCGATAGACTCGTAATGTTATTAACGAACCAACATTCCATTAGAGATGTGATTTTATTTCCAGCTATGAAACCTATACAAAAAGAGGAAAAAGGAGAATAA
- a CDS encoding diguanylate cyclase, with the protein MKIKDIELEFIFTPYMHFAGNICTYYSKEKILFSSDIFGALSEEFELFAHDARDYFEKMKLFHMHYMPCKEVVEYGMNKISQYDMNLIAPQHGSIIKKEFIHYLINKFKNLDVGIYLEYPGGSHIQKLAKAHETLSKLFEMVSFTTKSNYNNIGMILEMLRQILPIERIVCFSYYEKGVICFDSAVPFPIDTKVSLKKFLHDLENYSSQGSKLLSLDSIYSIQLGKHYKAYRFVTKNENEQTIGLCFILFDPTEMLETEDIKILESLQKLFSIMLTKEREFYRIKKEEAHLFQKAITDGLTKLYNRYYLDKFIESEFEKAKRYNYPLSVVMIDLDFFKRINDSYGHEVGDMVLKAFAEFLKKNVRKSDVVFRYGGDELLIVMPFTDLHQARDVMERIRNLLHQKGTLQFGDIKITYTFSAGIATIDENIKDAKELIKKADEALYKAKKLGRDRIELAN; encoded by the coding sequence TTGAAAATCAAAGATATAGAACTAGAATTTATATTTACTCCTTATATGCATTTTGCCGGCAATATATGTACCTATTATTCCAAAGAAAAGATTCTATTTTCCAGTGATATTTTTGGTGCATTGAGTGAGGAGTTTGAACTTTTTGCACATGATGCTAGAGACTATTTTGAAAAGATGAAGCTTTTTCACATGCATTATATGCCGTGCAAAGAGGTTGTCGAGTATGGCATGAATAAAATTAGTCAATATGATATGAATCTAATTGCACCACAGCATGGTTCTATTATCAAAAAAGAGTTTATACACTATTTGATCAATAAATTCAAAAATTTGGATGTGGGGATCTATTTGGAATATCCAGGTGGAAGCCATATTCAAAAATTGGCAAAAGCACATGAGACCTTGTCGAAACTTTTTGAAATGGTCAGTTTTACCACTAAAAGCAACTACAACAATATCGGTATGATTTTGGAGATGTTGAGACAGATCCTACCGATTGAGCGTATTGTATGTTTTTCATATTACGAAAAAGGTGTGATCTGTTTCGATTCTGCAGTCCCTTTTCCGATTGACACAAAAGTATCCTTGAAAAAGTTTTTGCATGATCTTGAAAACTACTCCTCTCAAGGATCAAAACTGCTCTCGCTCGATTCAATCTATTCTATACAATTGGGTAAACACTATAAAGCATACCGCTTTGTGACAAAAAATGAGAATGAGCAGACTATAGGACTATGCTTTATTCTTTTTGATCCTACTGAGATGCTCGAAACAGAAGATATCAAGATCTTGGAAAGCCTACAGAAACTCTTTTCGATAATGCTCACAAAAGAGCGGGAATTTTACCGTATTAAAAAAGAAGAGGCTCATCTTTTTCAAAAGGCGATAACGGACGGATTGACAAAGCTGTACAATCGATACTATTTAGATAAATTTATCGAATCGGAATTTGAAAAAGCGAAAAGATATAACTACCCACTTAGTGTGGTCATGATCGACCTCGATTTTTTCAAGCGTATCAATGATAGTTATGGACATGAAGTAGGGGATATGGTGCTCAAAGCTTTTGCTGAATTTTTGAAGAAAAATGTTCGAAAAAGCGACGTTGTATTTCGGTATGGTGGTGATGAGCTTCTGATCGTAATGCCTTTTACCGATTTGCATCAAGCGCGTGATGTGATGGAGCGAATACGAAACCTTTTACATCAAAAGGGGACACTTCAGTTTGGTGATATCAAGATTACATATACCTTCAGTGCAGGCATTGCAACCATTGATGAAAACATCAAAGATGCGAAAGAGTTGATAAAAAAAGCGGATGAAGCCCTTTATAAAGCAAAAAAGCTTGGACGAGACAGAATCGAGTTAGCCAACTAA